A portion of the Sabethes cyaneus chromosome 3, idSabCyanKW18_F2, whole genome shotgun sequence genome contains these proteins:
- the LOC128740953 gene encoding uncharacterized protein LOC128740953, with amino-acid sequence MEFMQRNIIISLLIFVLGLAKDICFCLRLTEVRIPNHVAKNSTVQLECHFDLNGEALYSVKWYKDGNEFYRYVPRDNPPAQFFLLTGVSVDLLNSTENQIVLNNVTLASSGRYRCEVSAEAPSFQTVSSHGDMVVVALPDTDPKITGGKPRYQIGDMVRVNCTSGRSKPAAKLTWFINGEVADSSILRHYDTVITGREGLETTILGLEFRVRLRHFKRGDMKLKCVATIAHVYWKSNEESVEGDKQPKPPALESKETLHPNGSRADRQESNSSASNHHRRRFMASGSANVLLLSLVLLSLLNPLSTTSVSPSPPRSSIGR; translated from the exons ATGGAATTCATGCAGAGGAATATAATCATATCGCTTTTGATCTTCGTGCTCGGGCTGGCAAAAG ACATTTGCTTCTGCCTGCGGCTGACGGAGGTTCGCATCCCAAATCATGTGGCCAAGAACAGCACCGTCCAGCTCGAGTGCCACTTCGACCTGAACGGCGAAGCCCTGTACTCCGTCAAGTGGTACAAAGACGGTAACGAGTTCTACCGATACGTTCCTAGAGATAATCCACCAGCTCAGTTCTTCCTGCTGACGGGAGTGTCAGTTGAT CTGCTGAATTCGACTGAAAATCAGATAGTGCTGAACAATGTAACTTTGGCCTCGTCCGGGCGGTATCGTTGCGAAGTATCAGCGGAAGCACCCTCCTTCCAGACCGTCTCCAGCCACGGTGACATGGTGGTGGTAG CCCTGCCGGATACGGATCCAAAAATCACCGGCGGAAAGCCGCGCTACCAGATCGGTGACATGGTGCGAGTGAACTGCACGTCGGGCCGCTCGAAACCGGCTGCCAAGCTGACGTGGTTCATCAACGGTGAGGTGGCCGATTCGAGCATTCTGCGCCACTACGACACTGTGATAACTGGGAGAGAAGGCCTAGAGACTACAATTTTAGGATTAGAGTTTCGCGTGCGGTTGCGGCATTTCAAGCGCGGCGATATGAAGCTGAAA TGCGTAGCCACGATAGCACACGTGTACTGGAAAAGCAACGAAGAGAGCGTCGAGGGTGATAAGCAACCGAAACCGCCGGCACTAGAGTCGAAGGAGACACTCCATCCCAACGGTTCCCGAGCGGACCGGCAAG AAAGCAACTCCAGTGCCAGCAACCACCACCGGCGGAGATTTATGGCCAGCGGCTCTGCCAACGTGCTTCTGCTGTCGCTGGTGCTCCTGTCGCTTCTCAACCCGTTGTCCACCACGTCGGTGTCGCCGTCGCCGCCGCGGTCCTCGATTGGGAGATAA